TTTAATTTTGGTTCAAGTTTTTGCTTGCGGCGGTAAATAACTTCAAGATCGGCCAAACATAATTCAACTTCAACAGTTTCAATTCTTTCGTTAACTGCAATACTTTTATAGTCTGACAGATCAAAGCAGGCTACCAAATGAATCAACAGATCAACATCACGTAAATGTCCAAGAAACTGGTTACCTAACCCCTCACCCATGCTGGCCCCTTTAACAAGTCCTGCTACATCAACTATTTCGAGTATTGCAGGAGTACATTTTAAGGCTTGGGTCAGTTCAGCTAGCGCAGCTAATCGTTGATCTGGAAGAGGTACTACTGCTTTATTTGGATCAATTGTAGAAAAGGGATAGCTCTCGATTGTAACATCAAGTAATGTAAGGGCTTTAAATAATGTTGATTTTCCCGCATTGGGCAATCCTACAATACCGCAACTCCAGGGCAAAAATAATACTCCCCTTCAGCACTACAAAGAATCCGTATCCGAGATAATACATTTTGCTCTACGTTCGAAACGTGATCGGGGGATTAATACACTACGGCCACATTTGACACATTTTATGCGAATATCCATACCTATTCTAATAATTCGCCAACAATTTGAGCCACATGGGTGACTTTTTTTCATCTGGATTAGCTGCCCGACCTCATATTGAACCATGAGTTTATTTCTCCGGCATTTTGAGTTCTTTGAGAAATCCTGCAATCTGCTTATAAACCATTTCTATTTCATGGTTGCCATCAATTATCTTAAGCAGTTTCTTATCCTGATAGTACTCAGCCAGAGGAGCTGTCTGCTCTTTATAAACCGATAATCGTTCCTGTACCGTCTCCAGCGTATCATCATCTCTTTGGTAAAGCTCTCCTCCACACTGATCGCACACATTACGTACTTTCGGAGGTT
This is a stretch of genomic DNA from Bacillota bacterium. It encodes these proteins:
- a CDS encoding DUF951 domain-containing protein, which translates into the protein MVQYEVGQLIQMKKSHPCGSNCWRIIRIGMDIRIKCVKCGRSVLIPRSRFERRAKCIISDTDSL